A stretch of the Panicum virgatum strain AP13 chromosome 9N, P.virgatum_v5, whole genome shotgun sequence genome encodes the following:
- the LOC120693076 gene encoding uncharacterized protein LOC120693076 yields the protein MECPPPVRCEDGETEWAEVARKYLHVVSSGDEAAAVRATLEIKRLACHAPDSAMRVAARALVGLRARSPPPRLQAAASQALCSVVGVDGGRFAAEAVDAGFFPVAQRLLPEAEEVPQRIMLRCLSCILTLHATSRVVFGRGGGAEVILDLFPGCSGATKRRLVEILSALALMKEVRRLLLNDGKVEYLVAAISLGNLASRTRAAQAAGLLGASTIGRSLLVEMGAPVALVGLMRNGDSSANLVAANALGIVSSIGPHLPLIHQSGAIPLYAELLKESHPLAKDIVKDVFCILTSIRDSAGVVLENLAAILRGEDDLAISAAVDVLLALAKYKSVTPLLKSSGVITVLVDLLRNGNHDVIEKVTGAVAQLSYGEYIRESLMEASAIPVLLGLLNGRLGVLTETAVAEALVNFSEDPSCAEYAPMLQRVVR from the coding sequence ATGGAGTGCCCACCACCTGTTCGATGTGAGGACGGCGAAACAGAGTGGGCGGAGGTGGCGAGGAAATACCTCCATGTGGTCTCCTcgggcgacgaggcggcggcggtgagggccACGCTCGAGATCAAGCGGCTGGCCTGCCACGCTCCGGATTCTGCCATGCGGGTCGCGGCCCGGGCGCTTGTCGGCCTCCGCGCCCggtcgccgcctcctcgtctGCAGGCGGCGGCATCGCAGGCCCTGTGCTCCGTCGTTGGCGTCGACGGTGGCAGGTTCGCCGCCGAAGCTGTTGATGCGGGTTTCTTCCCCGTGGCGCAGAGGCTGCTcccggaggccgaggaggtgcCCCAGAGGATCATGTTGAGGTGCCTCAGCTGCATCCTGACCTTACACGCAACTAGCCGTGTGGTATTTGGGAGGGGCGGTGGCGCAGAGGTTATCTTGGACCTATTTCCGGGCTGCTCTGGGGCAACGAAGCGGCGCTTGGTGGAAATTTTGAGCGCGTTAGCATTGATGAAAGAAGTCCGGCGCCTGCTCCTAAATGATGGAAAGGTCGAATACCTCGTTGCGGCCATTTCGTTGGGTAACTTGGCGTCAAGGACCAGAGCAGCTCAGGCTGCTGGCCTGCTTGGTGCATCAACTATAGGCCGATCTTTGCTGGTTGAGATGGGTGCGCCGGTGGCACTAGTTGGCCTCATGAGGAATGGTGATTCCTCAGCAAACCTTGTTGCCGCTAATGCGCTTGGTATAGTCTCGTCAATTGGACCCCATCTCCCATTGATTCATCAGTCTGGCGCCATACCTTTATATGCTGAGCTGCTGAAAGAAAGCCATCCACTTGCAAAAGATATCGTCAAAGATGTATTCTGCATTTTAACTTCAATCAGGGACAGTGCTGGAGTGGTTCTGGAGAATCTGGCTGCAATCCTGAGGGGTGAAGATGACCTTGCAATAAGTGCTGCTGTTGATGTTTTGTTGGCTCTTGCTAAATATAAGAGTGTCACTCCACTCCTTAAAAGTTCTGGAGTGATAACTGTTCTTGTGGATCTTCTGCGGAATGGGAATCATGATGTTATTGAGAAAGTTACAGGAGCTGTTGCACAGTTAAGCTATGGGGAGTATATCAGAGAAAGTTTGATGGAAGCTAGTGCTATTCCTGTTCTTTTAGGCTTGCTCAATGGACGTTTAGGGGTCTTGACAGAGACCGCAGTGGCAGAAGCTTTGGTTAATTTCTCTGAAGATCCATCATGTGCAGAGTATGCACCAATGCTACAAAGGGTAGTACGATAA